The Lathyrus oleraceus cultivar Zhongwan6 chromosome 5, CAAS_Psat_ZW6_1.0, whole genome shotgun sequence genome includes the window TTAGCACCAGCATTTTGATTTTGATTCGCATGCAAAGCTTCATTCACTTTGCGCCATCAGATTAGCCATTGCTTTCAAAGCATCAACAATTGTTCGATCTTTCTTGCCATCCATTTCTCTATGCACAACCAGCTCAAACAAGTTACTAATTGCTATCATAACAACTATGAAACACCATACAACCATGAATCTTTAAATATAAAAGATAAACATATAATTTCATAATTCTCAATGTTACACATGTTTAACATACCATTTCATCAATGTAATAATAGTAAATAGCAGTAGAACCCAATTATCAATCATACTTTAGTTGTCTCAATAAAACAAGTACTTCATATAATTAAATAACTCAAGTTTTACAACACAAAATGATTAACAAATATTCCTGTCTCAGTGCTACAGATAAGAGCTTTGACCAAACTAAATAACGTAAAAAAAACAGTAAATAAATGAATAGGCCTCAACGCCATCCTCCAGCTCAAATATTAGATACTCCTCTACCTGATTATATGTACACTAAGAGAGTAAAGAACACCACAAACAAAGAAAACAGGGGTGACAATATGCTCAAAATATGTTAGTGGTGAAAAAGATAACAAGAGTATCATCATTTATAAAAATCACCAATGTATGAATTATTCACAACAACGACAATTTACTTATATCTCAAACGAGCAAAATCAAACAATCACACTTTCATGAATATCATTCATAACACTGCACTAATTATAATGATAACTCGATCGCAAACCATGTATGTATGCAATGTATCAACTTTTTTGACTcttatgcatgtggtaccaatttGGACATCGGAGGTATGCTACTGATTTATTCCACTCACCAATGGTCTCCCTTCAAACCATGAACATCACTGATCCCCCTTCTGAATTAGGACTCGTCATTGATTCACCCTTCTAAATCAGCGACTCGTCACTGGTCTCTCCCTTTCAAACCAGTGACACAACACTGAAGTGAAGTacgtacaccatgatgcatgaaatgcaagAACACCATACAAATGTAATAATCATCACCAATTCCCCTTTGAACCACGTACATCGCCAATAAGGCCACCATCTTAATATAACAAGTATGATATGCAATTATAACTCACCAATACTAAATCATACAAGCATTCAACAACACATGCTTATACACCACGAGTATTCACACAACTCTTAAAGAATATCAATTTTATTCACCAACTCGACAAACACAAAAAAACTAATAGTTTCTAGAATTTGAAACAACTCAAAAAATCGATTCGACAACCCAAAGATGGTCAACATGTTCATGACAATCATCCCTCCCGTCATGACGGTTGTTTTGGATGTTGTTTCTCACCCCCTTTGCtcatgttgtccaccatggacatcttgcaaATACTTAAGAGTTATCATTGTTGTTGTGTATGAAAGGTGGCTTCTTGGAGATACTCTTCGCTTTTATTAATTGCTCTATCATACATTAGTAATTTATTTAGTGCTCTATTTACGTAACATCGAGGGTGAGAGTTGTTATGTTTTATGTTGATGTTAATTTTGTTGTTTTGGAGTTTAATACTTTATTTATGAAGTTGTTATGAGATGTTTTTCTGTTGCATAATATTCATATGGTTTGATGAGTTTTAACAGGTTATCgttggtgacaccttaaattgtcGAGTAATGCTTTTTATATAAGTTCCAGTGTTTAGGGTGTTACAAGATGCGCTACCAAGGTATATGAAGGAAAGAGAACCAGAACCAACATTAACACCTAAAGAGGAAACAATGTTTTTCAATCTGGTATTAGAAATAGAGCCACCATAGATTGTAGACTTTTGGAGGTTTATGAATTTCCAGAGATCGCAGTATACCTAGTAAAGAACTGAGTAAGCACATGGATGTTACTTGAGGAACCAATGCAAAATAACATAATGTCATTAGCATAAAAGGAGTGAGATATGATATGATGATTTCTAGTGGATTTGATAGCTTGAAGCTTCTTTTGAGAAACCAAAAGGGATGGTCCTCTACTCAAAACCTTCTCAGTAATACAGAAGGAAATATGATAGAATAGGCCTCCCTGTCGGACTCCTATAAAGCAGGAGAAGAAGCCCTCAAGCCTTCCATTGATAGAGATGAAAAGTTTTGTCCAGTTCAGAATTGTAAGAATCCAGTTAGTAAACTTGGAGAAAAAGCCAAAGATATTTAAAACTTTAATGAGGAAGTTCCAATCCAAAGTGTTAAAGGCTTTTGAAATGTAAATCTTGCTGGCAAGATTGCCATAAGTAGATTTATGGTGTAACATGTTGATGGATTCATAAGTAAGGCATATACAGTCTTTGATTTGCCTCTGGTGTATGAAACCCCTTTGCTCAGGAGAAACTAAATCAGGGAGAATTTGAGCAAGTCTAACTGTAAGGACCTTACTGATTTTGAATCTAAAATTTTCCATAGCAATGAGTCTGACTGGTTAAGGGTATCTGCATTAGAGGTCTTAGGTAAAAGGGCAACATTATTGAAATTCATGTTAAGAGGCGGCCATTTATTTGTGAATAATTCCATCACTGCATTGCATACATCAGTTTGAATGATATTCCAATATTCTTGAAAGAAAAAACCACCAAAGCCATTAAGGCCTAGTGAGCCATCTTTGGTGAGGTTGAAGACAACATTCTTAATCTCATCGAAAGAAAGAACCAAGGTGAACATGTTATTGATGTTATCATTGATGAGGCAAGGGATCACTCCCTCAATAAGGCCATTATTTATAGTTGTGGGGGAACTGGTGAATAATGATCTATAATGGTTGATGACGTGGTAGAAAATTTTGTTAGGGTCAGTTGAGAATCTTTCAACTCTAAGAGAAGATATCTTTTTATAAGCCTTATTCATTGTAGCTACTATGTAGAAAAAAGTTGTATTCCTATCACCTTATTTGTGCCAATTGATTCTATATTGCTCTTGCCAATACATCTCCTCCATGCGTTGAGCATTCTCAAGATCAATCTTTGCTTGCTTCTCAAGATTCAAAAAGTCATCAGTTGGATCCTCATCATTAAGTCTTTGTTGAATGTTGTCCAAAGAGGAAGTAACCTCATTGACTTAATCAATGACATTTCCAAAAACAATTTTATTCCAAATTTTTAATCCCTCTTTAATCTTTTATCATTCTATACAAAatcattaatttaaaaaaaaatgtcaaatattttcttatattctttttttttaatttcattttcaaAAGGTTTCCTATCCCCTCCAAACTCCCATACTAATCACcaaattatattttattaactTAAAATATTCTAATAACAACAAAAGTGTAAGATGTTGACCAATTATATGTAACAATATATAAAAGGTAAAACATAGTTTTAGTATAAAATGGGGTGCCAAATAGATTTCTCTTTCATGACATGACATGAGTGATTCGGATTAAATTGGCCCAAATAGTAGGTCTTCAAATAAAAGCCCAACATAACAAATAAAGCCCAAACTTTCTTCATCAAGAATCTCACAAACTCAAATCCCATTTCTCACAAACTCAAATCATTCTCTtcttcttgatctctctcttcTTGGACGccattttcgttttctctcaaAATCTCTCTGCAAACCAGTGGATGGCAAAAAACAACAAATATGCTTCCATCAACTTCAACCACATCTACGACAAATCCATAACAACCACCACAAACTCATCAAAAAGCCCCTCCatttcttcatcttcatcctcctTCTCCTCCGCTTCCTATTCTGCAGTTTCCGCTCCCAACAAACATGGCCGCATCCTCGTTCTAACACGACCCACACCGAAACCCATCGCACAACCTCCCACCCCTTCTCCCGCACCACCATCCAAACCAACCCCGATCTTACAGACTCCTCCAGATCGACCCCGGTCCGAACCGGGACCAGATTCGATCTCGCTTCGTCCTCTCGGTCGAACCGGTGTCGGGTCGCCTCTTTTACCAACCCCGAATCTGAATCACGAGAAAGAGAAAGATTTGCCTTCTCTGAAGCCCAATAAGTTTATCCCGCCGCATCTTCGACCGGGGTTTGTGCCCAGAGGGGAGCCTCCTAGGCCGGAATTGGGTCGGTTTAGGGAAAACTTGCGACCCAAGTCTGGTGGAAACGAGAGGATGAGGAGGGTTGGTGTCTCAGATTCGAGTTTCCAGAATCGCCCCAGTTCTAGCGgatgataaaaatgatgatggTATGTGTTTCTTTTTTGTTTGAAAATTTTCATCTTTTGTGCAATCTGGTTCTAGAATAGTTGATCTGAGAAAATGTGTTTGTGCAGAATAGTTGAGTTCTTTTCTGATATCTGAAATCATTGAAGATGAAGACAGATTCTCAACACCTAACTCTCACAATTTGTAATGAAAATTGTAGATTTTGACAAGATGATTTGCTTCTGATGATGACAATAGTGTTGTAGAATTAGAATCTAAGTACATATTTTTAATTTCATGTTGAACTTTTTTTGCTGTTTTTTTGGGCATGCCGTTGTGATTTGAGCATGTGTTGTTTGTTGTATTTCATCTTTTGGTAGTGTTTTGCACAAGCTTGGCTTTTCAGTTTCTATAATCAATATACTAATATCTAATGCTTATACTCTTCAAAATTGGTTACTTTTCTATTCTTATTAAACAAGTTTTTATAGATGAGAATGCACTTTTTTTAATGAAATTAGGTAGATTAAATTAGTAGTTAATTAAATTTTTAGTAGATGGAGTAGTAATTATACTTAAAAACATGGTAGTTAGTAGGTAAGGTCAGATGTCATTTTCATGTTTCTAAGGCTTCTATTTGCATGCCATTTGGTAACTAGTTTTAATTCATATCATTGTCAACGAAGGAAGTGTTTTGATTCCTTAATAATCTTTTGTTCTTATCATTTAAATGGCAAGCGCATAAGCATCTTTGGTACAGTTTTTcttttaaatatatattttttatacAAGTTAAATGTCATGTGTGCAGCAAAGATAGAACAATAATAGGCAGCAACAAACATCTTCAATAAATTGAACAATGGTGCATTCTATGTTGAATCAAAATAGTATTCTTCATTCTCTTTCAATGGCTTAAGCTATTTATACATTTATGCATACGATTGTGATCATTACTGTGGAACGAGTAATGTTGTAACTAACTCATAACCAACTTATTAACAAAGCTTAACAAGCTTATATAACATTATCTTCCTTACTTTAACTTTTATCACAAGAAATCAAGGAATATTAGACAAGGTTTTCATTCCTATGTCCTCCCTTAACTCAACAAAGGGCTCATGCTTTGATAATTTAGTGAGGATATCAACTAATTGATGTTGAATGTTGCAATGTTTTAACTCAATTACTCCAACATTGGCATGGTTTATGAGAAAGTGAAATCTGACATCTATGTACTTACTCCTGTTATGCAGAATCAGATTTTTTTGACTGTTTTGAACTGTTATCACAGAAGATGATTGATCCTTGCTTCTAAGGTATCTTCAAATGAGCCAACTAATTGATCTTGAGTGTTGCAATGTTTTAATTCAATTACTCCAACATTGGCATGGTTTATGAGAAAGTGAAACTTGACATCTATGTACTTACTTCTGTTATGCATAATTGAGTTTTTTTGACAGTTTGGAACTGTTATCCCAGAAGATGATTAATCCTTGCTTCTAAGGTATCTTCAAATGAGCCAACACATTTCTTAACCAAATCCCTTGGCAAGCACATGAAGCAGCAACTAGAATTTTTGCTTCTGTTGTAGACAAGTGACTATTGGCTATTTCTTTGAGGACCATGAGATTGACCCTGAATGGATTTTAAAACATGTCCTTAGGAGATTTTTCTATCATCTTCATCTCTTGCATAATCTGAGCCACTACAACCCAATAATTGCAGTCATTCATTCGATGGCTCTGCAGTCATCCTGTGCTAGCAAGGTCGGAGAGGTAGTTATATGGAGTTTTGGCTCAAATGTGACATTCAACCAAAGTTGCAAGAGCCATAAAGGGTCTGAAACTAGGCAAGACTTGTTGGTTTCAGGGAGGTGTTTTAATTTGTAAGAGGCTTCTCCATGTGACGGGTAAAGGTTAGCCAAAAGGAGCTTACTTAAAGAGATCTTTCGACCTACATGAAGTTGGATGGCTAGAGGTATGAATTTCTTAGTCATATGCAAAGAGCTGGAGCAGAAAACGTAGTATGATAGTCAGAGGGTCAAGAAAGTCTTGTGTTCTTGGTCGGAAACTTCAGCGTTTGCTTTGTCATGATTGAGTTCAATGGTAAGTTCATTGTTGGTTTCTAGGGTCGGGGTGAAAGTTTCTCCTGAGGGACTTAAGCTTGTAATAGCCACCACATCGAACAGGGTCGGTGTCAGCATGCTACATAAAAATTGAAAAGTGTTGGTTGATCCTTCCCAAAAGAAAATCGAAGCCAATAACATGGCTGAGTTGTACCTAGGGTCAGTCTTCGAAATTTTGATCATGTCATAAATGCCTAGGTCCTGCCATTGTTTTTTCTTTTGAGGTTGAACTTTGCCAAGCCAAACTATGTACTCATTGCTCTGAGTGTGTGGGGCAGATCGAAATACACATGCAAGTTTGTCTATAAAGGACAGGTCGAAAGCGTGTTTTTCAAACGCTGAATGCGTGGTGACTGAGTAACTTGGGAAGAAGAGTGTAACTTTCCCACCGTTCGACCTCGTAGTCGGATATGGCCCCAAGAAAGCAAAAAGCTTATTAGATAGGGAGAAGGGGATGCGTTCCTGTTTTTCCCAGATGGCGATTTTTTTCTTTTGATAGTGGAGGCTCAATGATGTAATCTCTGCCTTTTTCATCCGTGTCTGGAGGGATTATGAAGGCTATTGAGATCTTTCCTGTATCAGACTTGGAAGGCAATGTTTTAGTGGTTGCCAATGATGAGGGTGAAaatttttgaagaaaagtgaaagGGTTTTGCTCTGCGTAAGAAAGCTATAGAAAAGTTGAAATGAAAAATAAGAGCAAGGAGTTAAAATTGGGTATTTATAACCTTTTTCGTTGCATGTCCAAAATCGGACACATGGCAGCAGCGTGGAGTTTCTGAAGTGTTTTCGGTTATTGCGAAGCGAAGCATTGATGTGAGTGGGAGTAGTTACCGCAAACGTGCACACCCACGACCTCCTAGGAAATAGGAGTGATGATGAGATTCTGAACAGATCTCGTTGAAAATGACAATGCGCCGTAAAAAGGGTAATTATGACAATGACGCCAGTAGAAGTGAAAACGTTGTCGAAAAATACGATCAAAAGCGCCACGTCTCTCTTGTTTGATCCGAATCGAAAAAGGTCATTTTAGGGGATAATTTTTTACCTTGGATTTTTCGACCTAAATATAAATGGCAAGTGAAAACAATAAGTATGCCATGTGGAGGGTTGAAATTGAATGCATTCAACTGGAGGTCGAGTTGGTCCAATGTCGAAATAGTTGGAAGTCGAAGAACATTGTTAAAGTTTGAGTATGTTGGTCAATTgttgaaggtgtgaaaaacacaagaaaatgGGGATTTGAATGgggttttaaaaataaaagtttttataccaactcaagaacaccacttaaatGTTAATCACAAAGACATGAAaacacaaatatttttattctgGTTCAtttgaaactcaaagctactccagcCCACTTGCCAAGTTTATTTTGCCTTATacataaggacttaatccactataatcaactgattacaataatcacaaagaattACCTTCTttgttttctcaaggatccgactatatCCTAGTCTCCTTATGGACTCACAAAGAACAattttctttgtcttctcaagaaTCTGATTATACtctagtctccttaaggactcgAACATACAACTTAAATAATATTTTGTGTGATACAAattgcttctacacaagcagattttacacaaaaGATAAACAAATACTTAAACAAAAACGGTGTATAaaaatgatagcttttcacaaaaAAATAGACTTGTCAAATTTTTAGCGCTTCAGCATTCTTGTTTTTCTTCAAGTCcccacttatatagcataaggAGAAGATCGTTGGAGGGCAAAATGGGGAAACCAAATAGAACAGTTGTCCATTGTTGGATGGTGAAATGAGTGATATTGTGTATTGTCTTTCGCCCATAAATTCAGTGACAAatgtgatgtatagtattgtccttgcccgcgatatcaggtagtggaaagaatattaaatttgtactatgtactatttgatcatgtatctatttgatcttatctttaagTTCACTgccttctgatgaaagttgatgaatcatgaaatgaagaaacatacaactggatttagaaacttcagaatctttagtcagaaccttgataacctcattgtctggcttgagatcttcataatcttcagctaagtaacaaaacttcatAAGCTTGCCATTCTTTAGAAGCTTAACGATCAAagtcacgtccagaagcacaAACTGAGAGAACGTTGTAGCAACAACATAACATTTCCTCAGGAGTGAATCAACgcagaagcagaaagatcattgcaacAATAATTTGAACATCTTTCGGAACTTCTCATGATTGGCGCAAAAGCGGAATTGAAACACAttgttcagaaactgatgacgttgcacgtcatatactcagaatcataattggttgttaaagctacacaataacaaaccattatggtaccaaaattattctcacacaaatacaacattgttctcatcaaaactcaaggtatagatgttgaaccaaatcttgttctaacaatctccctttttttatgatgacaaaaacatgtattttgatgaacagttTTATACATGGTAATCAcagaagaatacatcttacagaagcatAAAGCTCCCCCTGATATGTATAATCATAAAAAGATAAAATCATACTGAAATAACATTTTCTCGATTATcctttttgaagtaccagaaTGATCTTCCATCAAAATCTGGTTTGTCTTCAGAAGTTGCTGGATGTTGTCCAGAGCACTGGTTATTGACATCAATATTCTGATGAGCCTCACTTTAAAATCTTGGTTGAACTCTTTTGAAGAATTTTCAGAGCCTAGTAACCTTCATAAGCTTGAATTCTGGTTCTTTTTGAATTTCTCTTTCAGAGCCTGATTACCTTTGAAAAAAATTCTTTGAAGAGAGCTTTCAGAACCTGGTTACAATTTCTTCTTAAAAAGCTTGATTGCCAAGTCTGATTACCATGGAATTCACAATTCCTCAGAACTTAATGCCGAATTTTCAATTCTGCAAAACTTGATGACAAGTTCCAAGTCCAAAGCCTAGTTTTTAATTCCTTGAAGACTCAATGTTTGGTTCTGATTCCTGGTTGAGATCCTTCTCAAACTGCGTTAAAGCTTCAGACTTAGAGAGTAAACCATTTCTTCAGAAAATGGTAACTTATATTCTGATATGAAAAACTTCAGAAGCATCTGATTTTTGAACTTATCCCTGCAAAACACTTAACAAACTATTCTTCGAAGAAGTTGTTAGCAGAAACATTAAGCAATGTTTGGGTTCTAACTCAAGAATATAGgtatatcaaaatcaattacGACTCTTCCCTTTACtatgtttctccccctttgtcatcaatcaaaaaggcatagacaaataaaataaaagtgatgGAAAGAAACAAACATGATTTTCATTAAATATGCCAGAAGGCAAAAATGAGTACAATCATGTTATATAAACACTTAAACAAAAGAAAttaaacaaaatacaaaaaatatataagtacttaaaaataaaaaataaaaaattacttaaaaaaaaataaaaattataaaagtACTTAAATAATTTTGAAATCTTAGGGTTTTTTGGCGGAGGAGGAGGAGGCGGAACAACTGGGTAGCTATCAGGAAGATTTAAGGGATCTACCAGCGGATCAATATTATCCTCAAGGTAGCTTTCCAAGTAGTAAGCCGAAACATCTAGAGGATAAATCTTCGTGAAGATAGGGTAGTCTGGTGGGTTATTACTACTGTTGGTTTCTCCCTTGGAGGAAGGAATGTTCTTATCAGCAACTGACTGATGAGAGGGTTGAGCTTGGGGTTGAgcttgttgttgttattttttaTCAGTCATTTGaaaaatgttgaagatgaagaagaaaaatTGCAGAGAGGATGATTTAGGGTTTGAAAGAGAGAAAGGTGTGGGAGTAAATGTGTGTGAGAGTGagtttatataaaaaaaattgcaaTGATGACAAGTGAAAAATACTCTTTTGAACATAGTTACGcaaaaagtgatgtttaatttcaatatgcttagcctTAGAACGTaagataggattcttagacaAACATATAACAGAAGTATTATCACATAGAATAGGAATGTTGCTCTCAAATATCTGATAATCTTTCAGCTGACTCTTCATCTAGagtatctgagtgttgcatccagaAGTTGCAATATACTCAATTTCGGATGTTGAAAGcgcaattgttgattgtctcttgtTGGACCATAAGATCAGATTGTCTCCCAGAAATTGACAGCTTTCATAAGTACTTTTCCTTTCCATTCTGTCTCCAACataatcagcatcacaataaccTATTAATTTATATTCACTttattttctataaaataaaccaaggttagtagtacctttcagatacctaaagattctcttaacagcagttaagtgagtctccctatgatctgattggaagcgagcacataagcagacactgaataaaatatcaggtctagaagcggttagataaaggagagggcttatcatacctctgaatagcttctgatttaccttactgtTCACTTCTTCTTTCTCTAGAATTCATGTAGGATGTATTGGAGTCTTTGCTTGCTTGCATTTTGacaagttaaacttcttcagaagttccctTGTATATTTGCTCTGATGAATGTATGTTCCTTATAAATATTGATCAATCTGGATTCCTAGAAAGAACTcgagttctcccatcagactcatttcaaactctgCATGGattgacttagcaaaatccttgcacaatgaagcattagcagaaccaaaaataatatcatcaacataaatttgtacAACTAGAATATCATTCTTAAATTTTTTCCAAAAGAGAGTTGTGTTCATTTTCCCTCTagtaaaatcattttccaaaaggaaattacttagtctatcataccaagctctgggagcttgtctcagaccatataacgactttttcagtttaaaaacaaagtcaggattttgagaactttcaaaaccaaTAGGTTGGTGCACGTATACCTCTTCAGAAATgtatccatttaagaatgcactcttaacatccatctgataaaggatgatgttatgattgactaaaaacgaaattaaaagacgaataaACTCTGACCTGgcaactggagcaaaggtttctgtatagtctataccttcttgcCGACTATAATGTTGCGCTACCAATCGAGCCTTATTTCTGACAAATTCATccttctcattgagcttgtttcgAAAACCCATATAGTTTTAATAACATGGAAACCCTTTAGTTTCTaaacaagatcccagacgtcattcaTGGTGAATTGATTCAATTCTTCTTCCATAGCCAGAGTTCATTCATTATCCGGAAGACCTTCATCAATATATGTGAGCTATACCAGAGATATCAAACCCAGAAgagtctcttcagaaggtttgaatgaagatctagttctgACTGGTGCGTCTTTATCTCCGAGA containing:
- the LOC127086948 gene encoding uncharacterized protein LOC127086948, whose protein sequence is MAKNNKYASINFNHIYDKSITTTTNSSKSPSISSSSSSFSSASYSAVSAPNKHGRILVLTRPTPKPIAQPPTPSPAPPSKPTPILQTPPDRPRSEPGPDSISLRPLGRTGVGSPLLPTPNLNHEKEKDLPSLKPNKFIPPHLRPGFVPRGEPPRPELGRFRENLRPKSGGNERMRRVGVSDSSFQNRPSSSG